A genome region from Sebastes umbrosus isolate fSebUmb1 chromosome 22, fSebUmb1.pri, whole genome shotgun sequence includes the following:
- the LOC119481380 gene encoding myeloid-associated differentiation marker homolog, protein MPLIVLPTSRLLWVRVAALLFTCVAFSVAAHGARLYGGMADWCIFCWAFSFTCTLLVLLVEMFGLQTRAPVSWSNFPITIACYASLLCLSASIIFPLFFLKDQQFYGDIRGYRIASTVFSCLAAVAYMGEVSLTKARPGEVAGYMATAPGLLKVCQTFVACIIFILVSDPVSYDRHPALKWCMAVYCICFILSMAVVVLCVAELTGCLPIPFSKFLSAYGLLAVIMYLTATIIWPVFQFDKQYHGGSRASSKLIAVAVLTALNFLLYLADLAYTARLVFVTV, encoded by the coding sequence ATGCCACTGATCGTGTTACCCACCTCCAGGCTGCTATGGGTGCGCGTAGCTGCCCTGCTGTTCACCTGCGTGGCGTTCAGCGTCGCAGCACATGGAGCCCGTCTATACGGAGGCATGGCTGACTGGTGCATCTTCTGCTGGGCGTTCAGCTTCACCTGCACCTTGCTGGTCCTGCTGGTGGAGATGTTCGGCCTCCAGACCCGAGCCCCAGTGTCCTGGTCAAACTTCCCCATCACTATCGCCTGCTACGcctccctcctctgcctctccgcCTCCATCATCTTCCCACTTTTTTTCCTCAAGGACCAGCAGTTCTATGGCGACATTCGCGGCTATCGCATCGCCTCCACTGTCTTCTCCTGCCTGGCAGCGGTAGCCTACATGGGGGAGGTGAGCCTGACCAAAGCGAGGCCAGGAGAGGTGGCGGGTTACATGGCTACAGCTCCAGGCCTGTTGAAGGTGTGCCAGACATTCGTGGCCTGTATTATCTTCATCCTGGTCAGCGACCCTGTGTCGTATGACCGCCATCCGGCTCTCAAGTGGTGCATGGCCGTGTACTGCATCTGCTTCATCCTCTCCATGGCTGTGGTGGTGCTGTGTGTGGCCGAGTTAACCGGCTGTCTGCCCATCCCCTTCTCCAAGTTCCTGTCAGCTTACGGGCTCCTGGCAGTCATCATGTACTTGACGGCTACCATCATCTGGCCAGTGTTCCAGTTTGACAAACAGTACCATGGTGGAAGCCGAGCGTCGTCAAAACTGATCGCGGTGGCAGTGCTCACTGCCCTCAACTTCCTGCTTTACCTCGCTGACCTGGCCTACACGGCCAGACTGGTGTTTGTCACCGTCTGA